From one Thunnus maccoyii chromosome 6, fThuMac1.1, whole genome shotgun sequence genomic stretch:
- the LOC121899276 gene encoding histone H3.3A, with the protein MARTKQTARKSTGGKAPRKQLATKAARKSAPSTGGVKKPHRYRPGTVALREIRRYQKSTELLIRKLPFQRLVREIAQDFKTDLRFQSAAIGALQEASEAYLVGLFEDTNLCAIHAKRVTIMPKDIQLARRIRGERA; encoded by the exons ATGGCCCGTACCAAGCAGACTGCCCGTAAGTCCACTGGAGGCAAAGCCCCACGTAAGCAGCTGGCCACAAAGGCTGCCCGCAAGAGTGCCCCTTCCACCGGTGGTGTGAAGAAGCCTCATCGTTACAG GCCTGGTACTGTGGCTCTGCGTGAGATCCGTCGTTATCAGAAGTCCACTGAGCTGCTGATCCGCAAGCTGCCCTTCCAGCGCCTGGTGAGAGAAATCGCCCAGGACTTCAAGACTGATCTGCGTTTCCAGAGTGCAGCCATTGGAGCTCTGCAG GAGGCCAGCGAGGCCTACCTGGTGGGTCTGTTTGAGGACACCAACCTGTGCGCCATCCACGCCAAGCGTGTCACCATCATGCCCAAAGACATCCAGCTGGCACGTCGTATCCGCGGGGAGCGtgcttaa
- the LOC121899275 gene encoding histone H3.3A → MARTKQTARKSTGGKAPRKQLATKAARKSAPSTGGVKKPHRYRPGTVALREIRRYQKSTELLIRKLPFQRLVREIAQDFKTDLRFQSAAIGALQEASEAYLVGLFEDTNLCAIHAKRVTIMPKDIQLARRIRGERA, encoded by the exons ATGGCCCGTACCAAGCAGACTGCCCGTAAGTCCACTGGAGGCAAAGCCCCACGTAAGCAGCTGGCAACAAAGGCTGCCCGCAAGAGCGCCCCTTCCACTGGTGGTGTAAAGAAGCCCCATCGCTACAG GCCCGGTACTGTGGCTCTGCGTGAGATCCGTCGTTATCAGAAGTCCACTGAGCTGCTGATCCGCAAGCTGCCCTTCCAGCGCCTGGTGAGAGAAATCGCCCAGGACTTCAAGACTGATCTGCGTTTCCAGAGTGCAGCCATCGGAGCTCTGCAG GAGGCCAGCGAGGCCTACCTGGTGGGTCTGTTTGAGGACACCAACCTGTGCGCCATCCACGCCAAACGTGTCACCATCATGCCCAAAGACATCCAGCTGGCACGTCGTATCCGTGGGGAGCGTGCTTAA